Proteins found in one Streptococcus mitis genomic segment:
- a CDS encoding amino acid ABC transporter ATP-binding protein, whose amino-acid sequence MIKISNLSKSFSGQTVLDHLNLDIQKGEVVALIGSSGAGKSTFLRSLNYLETPDSGSIQIDDFSVDFSKITQEEILALRRKLSMVFQQFNLFERRTALDNVKEGLVVVKKLSDQEATKIAKEELAKVGLSDRENHYPRHLSGGQKQRVALARALAMKPDVLLLDEPTSALDPELVGEVEKSIADAAKSGQTMILVSHDMSFVAQVADKILFLDKGKIIESGTPDEIIHHPKEERTKEFFASYKRTYI is encoded by the coding sequence ATGATTAAGATTTCGAATTTAAGCAAATCCTTTTCAGGACAGACTGTCTTGGATCATCTGAACTTGGATATTCAAAAAGGCGAAGTTGTCGCCTTGATTGGTTCTTCAGGAGCTGGAAAATCAACCTTCCTTCGCAGTCTCAATTATCTTGAAACGCCTGACAGTGGCTCGATTCAGATTGATGATTTCTCAGTTGATTTTTCTAAAATTACTCAAGAAGAAATCCTTGCCCTACGCCGTAAGTTGTCTATGGTATTTCAGCAGTTTAATTTGTTTGAACGCCGAACAGCACTTGATAATGTAAAAGAAGGCTTGGTTGTTGTCAAGAAATTGTCTGATCAAGAAGCGACTAAGATTGCCAAGGAAGAGTTGGCTAAGGTTGGGCTTTCTGATCGTGAAAACCATTATCCTCGCCATTTATCAGGTGGACAAAAGCAACGGGTTGCCCTAGCTCGCGCGCTTGCTATGAAACCAGATGTCTTGCTCTTAGACGAACCAACTTCAGCCCTTGACCCAGAATTGGTCGGTGAAGTAGAAAAGTCTATTGCAGATGCTGCTAAGTCAGGTCAAACCATGATTTTGGTCAGTCATGACATGTCCTTTGTAGCCCAAGTGGCTGATAAGATTCTCTTCTTAGATAAGGGGAAAATCATCGAGTCTGGAACACCGGATGAGATTATCCACCATCCTAAAGAAGAGCGGACAAAAGAATTCTTTGCTAGTTACAAACGGACTTATATTTGA
- a CDS encoding DUF4059 family protein, with the protein MLLQLFSLYFESLILTTILVLIFLGIWIGLRAMSGVDKTAKARQAHLYDMIMIGVLVVPVLSFAVMSLILVFKA; encoded by the coding sequence ATGCTACTGCAACTATTTTCTTTATATTTCGAGAGTTTGATCTTGACCACCATCCTCGTCCTGATTTTTTTAGGGATTTGGATTGGACTGAGAGCCATGTCGGGAGTTGATAAGACAGCCAAGGCTCGCCAAGCCCATCTCTATGATATGATTATGATTGGGGTCTTGGTTGTTCCAGTATTATCGTTTGCGGTTATGAGTTTAATTCTTGTTTTCAAGGCATAA
- a CDS encoding amino acid ABC transporter permease, producing the protein MNVTTILASDWYQNLMQLIPDGKLFSLRSVFDGIPRIVQQLPTTIMLTIGGALFGLVLALLFAIVKINRVKILYPLQAFFVSFLKGTPILVQLMLTYYGIPLALKALNQQWGTGLNINAIPAAAFAIVAFAFNEAAYASETIRAAILSVNPGEIEAARSLGMTRAQVYRRVIIPNAAVVATPTLINSLIGLTKGTSLAFSAGVVEVFAQAQILGGADYRYFERFISVALVYWVVNIGIESLGRFIERKMAISAPDTVQTDVKGDLR; encoded by the coding sequence ATGAATGTTACAACGATTTTAGCATCAGATTGGTACCAAAACTTGATGCAATTGATTCCGGATGGCAAGCTTTTTAGCTTGCGTTCGGTCTTTGATGGGATTCCAAGAATTGTCCAACAACTTCCAACAACGATTATGTTGACAATTGGTGGTGCTCTTTTTGGCTTGGTTTTGGCACTTCTTTTTGCCATTGTGAAAATCAATCGTGTCAAAATTTTATATCCCTTGCAGGCCTTCTTTGTTAGTTTCTTAAAAGGGACACCGATTTTAGTGCAACTCATGTTGACCTACTACGGAATTCCTTTGGCTTTAAAAGCTCTCAATCAGCAATGGGGTACAGGTCTCAATATCAATGCGATTCCAGCTGCTGCTTTTGCGATTGTTGCTTTTGCTTTTAATGAGGCAGCTTATGCTAGTGAAACCATTCGTGCAGCCATTCTCTCAGTAAATCCTGGTGAGATTGAGGCGGCACGCAGTCTGGGTATGACCCGAGCACAAGTTTATCGTCGCGTGATTATTCCAAATGCAGCAGTTGTGGCAACTCCAACCTTAATCAATTCCCTAATCGGCTTGACCAAGGGAACTTCCCTAGCCTTTAGTGCGGGTGTTGTGGAAGTCTTTGCCCAAGCTCAGATTTTGGGTGGTGCTGATTACCGCTATTTTGAACGCTTTATCTCCGTTGCCCTTGTTTATTGGGTAGTCAATATCGGAATTGAAAGTCTCGGTCGTTTCATCGAGAGAAAAATGGCTATTTCTGCACCCGATACAGTGCAAACAGATGTGAAAGGAGACCTTCGTTAA